The Elusimicrobiota bacterium genome contains the following window.
GATTAGGAATATCCAGCTCTGTATATCCTTCTTTAGGAAAATCTTTTCCGGAAAAAACATAATCGGTAGAAATATATACCAAAACCGTGTCAAATCTTTGGCATGCGAGACACACATTTCTTGTTCCTAGCGAGTTAATTTTAAATGCAAGTTCCGGATTTTTTTCACATTCATCAACATTTGAATAAGTAGCCGCATGAATCACTGCATCAGGATTAATTTTTGAAATCGTGTCATAGGTGAGCTTGGAATCTGTAATATCAATATTATATGTTTTGAATTCCGGTGAGTTGAAATTTCTTGCAATACCGCAAATTTCATGTTTATCTTTTAGGACTTTTGCAAGTTCCGAACCTAAAAGCCCGCTAATGCCTGTAATGAGTATTTTCATATTTATTTTTTTAATTTTTAATTTTATACTGATTTTTGTAATAGCGATGGAAATCCTTGTTTTTAAGTTTTCTCCACCACCATTCATTACTCTGATACCATTCTATAGTTTCTTTTAAATCTGCTTTAAAATCTGACTTTGGATCAAATTTAAGTTCTCTTTTGATCTTTGAACAATCCAATGAATAACGGCGGTCATGGCCGGGCCGATCTTTAACTTTCTTGATCAGTTTTTCACTTTTATTAAGCATTTTTAGGACAAGTTTTGTAAGCTCTAAGTTAGTAATTTCATTCCCGCCGCCAATATTATATATTTGGCCCACTTTTCCTCTGTGCAGTACGGCATCTATGGCTTTGCAGTTATCCAAAACATAAATCCAATCGCGGACATTTTTTCCGTCACCATAAAGAGGAAGAAATTTATTATCAATCGCGTTTGAAATAAACAGCGGGATAACTTTTTCCGGGTATTGATAAGGGCCGAAATTATTGGAAGATCTTGTAACAATTGCCGGTATTTTGTATGTAATAAAATAAGAACGAACAAGCATATCGGCCCCGGCTTTTGAAGCGGAATAAGGACTGTTTGGTTTTAAAGGGCTATCCTCGTTAAAAGATCCTTTATTTATGCTGCCATAAACTTCGTCAGTAGAAATTTGGATGTAAAGCTTTGTTTTATATTTTTTTGCTGATTCAAGAAGAGTAAATGTCCCTAAAACATCGGT
Protein-coding sequences here:
- the rfbB gene encoding dTDP-glucose 4,6-dehydratase; translation: MKILVTGGAGFIGSNFIRHILKKYPKYWIYNLDKLTYAGNLDNLKDIEKNSRYKFVKGGICDQKVVNKIVPGVEAIINFAAETHVDRSIMFPDSFIKTDVLGTFTLLESAKKYKTKLYIQISTDEVYGSINKGSFNEDSPLKPNSPYSASKAGADMLVRSYFITYKIPAIVTRSSNNFGPYQYPEKVIPLFISNAIDNKFLPLYGDGKNVRDWIYVLDNCKAIDAVLHRGKVGQIYNIGGGNEITNLELTKLVLKMLNKSEKLIKKVKDRPGHDRRYSLDCSKIKRELKFDPKSDFKADLKETIEWYQSNEWWWRKLKNKDFHRYYKNQYKIKN